A single genomic interval of Lathyrus oleraceus cultivar Zhongwan6 chromosome 7, CAAS_Psat_ZW6_1.0, whole genome shotgun sequence harbors:
- the LOC127107943 gene encoding fasciclin-like arabinogalactan protein 12: MVRIQSLLSLSLAILVSLLYSTTTTLSQLSPANAPIQPTLPAPTQPAASPKPLVPSLPESPTDSTPDTAGTAVDIVGILRKAKSFNVLIRLMKTTQLINQLNSQLLTTKTGGLTILAPDDSAFSELKAGFLNSLSDGQKLELLQFHVISDYVSSSNFDILTNPVRTLAGAKPGKVELNVVSYGGSVNISTGEVNTTINGIIYTDKHLAIYKVGKVLLPMDFFTVAKGPTKGPALAPEPSTATAKAPKRDKDISSDSSQLVNPNEQNSASVKIVFGKCASFGLIIATVAMMQT, encoded by the coding sequence ATGGTTAGAATTCAATCTCTGTTATCTTTGTCATTGGCAATACTAGTTTCTCTCTTGTATTCCACAACCACTACTTTATCTCAATTATCACCTGCTAATGCTCCTATACAACCTACACTTCCAGCTCCAACCCAACCAGCTGCATCCCCTAAACCATTGGTACCTTCCTTACCAGAATCACCTACTGACTCCACACCTGACACCGCAGGCACAGCGGTTGACATAGTCGGAATCCTGAGAAAAGCCAAGTCATTCAACGTCCTAATCCGACTCATGAAAACGACTCAATTGATCAACCAACTCAATTCGCAACTACTGACTACAAAAACAGGTGGCTTAACAATTCTTGCACCAGATGACAGCGCTTTCTCAGAACTCAAAGCAGGTTTCCTCAACTCTCTTTCCGATGGACAGAAACTCGAGCTCTTACAGTTCCACGTTATTTCAGACTACGTATCAAGCTCTAACTTTGATATTCTAACCAACCCAGTGAGAACACTTGCCGGAGCTAAACCAGGAAAGGTGGAACTGAATGTTGTGAGTTACGGTGGCAGTGTGAACATATCAACAGGTGAAGTGAACACTACAATCAATGGCATTATATATACTGATAAGCATCTTGCTATCTATAAAGTTGGCAAAGTGCTTCTTCCTATGGATTTCTTCACCGTTGCTAAGGGGCCTACAAAGGGTCCGGCTTTGGCACCAGAACCTTCAACTGCTACAGCAAAGGCGCCTAAACGTGATAAAGATATATCCTCGGACTCGTCCCAGTTAGTTAATCCGAATGAACAGAATTCTGCCTCTGTGAAGATTGTGTTTGGAAAGTGTGCGTCTTTCGGGCTTATAATAGCTACGGTAGCGATGATGCAAACTTGA